The following coding sequences lie in one Rutidosis leptorrhynchoides isolate AG116_Rl617_1_P2 chromosome 4, CSIRO_AGI_Rlap_v1, whole genome shotgun sequence genomic window:
- the LOC139843422 gene encoding probable pectate lyase 8 isoform X1, which translates to MEVFKKHYVICSFLFLILLLATVHSNLALNPRNGETESLKNQSSYNSSMAAREKEMEVVNENAVQDPEEVSSHIEMSMRNNTERRKLGYLSCGTGNPIDDCWRCDPNWHRNRKRLADCGIGFGRNAIGGREGRYYVVTDSHDDDPVNPRPGTLRHAVIQTAPLWIVFKRDMVIQLKQELIMNSFKTIDGRGVNVHIAYGGCLTLQFITNVIIHGLHIHDCKPTGNALVRSSPSHYGWRTMADGDAVSIFGSSHIWIDHNSLSKCADGLVDAVMGSTAITISNNHFAHHNEVMLLGHSDSSYRDKMMQVTIAYNHFGKGLIQRMPRCRHGYFHVVNNDYTHWEMYAIGGSASPTINSQGNRYLAPANPFAKEVTKRVDTAESKWHGWNWRSEGDLLLNGAYFTPSGAGASASYARASSLGAKSSSMVGTMTSNAGVLSCRKGRQC; encoded by the exons ATGGAGGTATTTAAGAAGCATTACGTCATCTGTTCATTTCTGTTTCTTATACTATTACTTGCCACAGTTCACTCGAATCTGGCCTTAAACCCTAg AAATGGGGAAACAGAGTCGTTGAAAAATCAAAGCTCGTACAATTCATCAATGGCGGCAAG AGAAAAAGAGATGGAAGTTGTGAATGAAAATGCTGTTCAAGATCCTGAAGAGGTTTCCTCACATATTGAAAT GAGCATGAGAAACAATACTGAGAGGAGGAAACTGGGATACCTTTCATGTGGGACCGGTAACCCTATCGACGATTGCTGGAGGTGTGACCCAAACTGGCACCGTAACCGTAAACGTCTTGCTGACTGCGGCATTGGCTTTGGTAGGAACGCAATCGGAGGCCGCGAAGGTCGTTATTACGTGGTCACCGATTCACATGATGACGACCCAGTTAACCCACGACCCGGTACCCTACGTCATGCAGTCATACAAACTGCACCACTATGGATCGTGTTCAAACGGGACATGGTTATTCAGTTAAAACAAGAACTAATCATGAACAGTTTTAAGACTATCGATGGTCGTGGAGTCAATGTTCATATTGCTTATGGAGGTTGTTTGACCCTTCagtttattactaatgttattattcatGGGTTACATATTCATGACTGTAAGCCTACTGGTAACGCGTTGGTTAGAAGCTCGCCTTCCCATTATGGTTGGAGAACAATGGCTGATGGTGATGCTGTTTCGATCTTTGGGTCGAGCCATATTTGGATCGATCATAACTCGCTTTCGAAGTGTGCCGATGGACTTGTTGATGCTGTTATGGGCTCGACTGCTATCACCATTTCGAATAACCACTTTGCTCATCACAATGAG GTGATGTTGTTGGGCCATAGTGACTCTTCTTATAGAGACAAGATGATGCAAGTGACTATTGCCTATAACCACTTTGGTAAAGGACTAATTCAGAGAATGCCAAG ATGCAGACATGGATATTTTCATGTAGTAAACAATGACTACACTCACTGGGAGATGTATGCCATTGGTGGTAGTGCAAGCCCCACCATCAACAGCCAAGGCAACAGATACCTTGCCCCTGCTAATCCTTTTGCAAAAGAA GTGACAAAGAGGGTGGATACAGCTGAAAGTAAATGGCATGGGTGGAACTGGAGATCAGAAGGTGACTTACTTCTAAACGGGGCTTATTTCACCCCATCTGGAGCCGGTGCGTCAGCTAGCTACGCTAGAGCTTCGAGCTTGGGTGCTAAATCATCTAGCATGGTTGGGACCATGACCTCAAATGCTGGTGTTCTTAGCTGTCGCAAGGGTCGCCAATGCTAG
- the LOC139843422 gene encoding probable pectate lyase 1 isoform X2, protein MEVVNENAVQDPEEVSSHIEMSMRNNTERRKLGYLSCGTGNPIDDCWRCDPNWHRNRKRLADCGIGFGRNAIGGREGRYYVVTDSHDDDPVNPRPGTLRHAVIQTAPLWIVFKRDMVIQLKQELIMNSFKTIDGRGVNVHIAYGGCLTLQFITNVIIHGLHIHDCKPTGNALVRSSPSHYGWRTMADGDAVSIFGSSHIWIDHNSLSKCADGLVDAVMGSTAITISNNHFAHHNEVMLLGHSDSSYRDKMMQVTIAYNHFGKGLIQRMPRCRHGYFHVVNNDYTHWEMYAIGGSASPTINSQGNRYLAPANPFAKEVTKRVDTAESKWHGWNWRSEGDLLLNGAYFTPSGAGASASYARASSLGAKSSSMVGTMTSNAGVLSCRKGRQC, encoded by the exons ATGGAAGTTGTGAATGAAAATGCTGTTCAAGATCCTGAAGAGGTTTCCTCACATATTGAAAT GAGCATGAGAAACAATACTGAGAGGAGGAAACTGGGATACCTTTCATGTGGGACCGGTAACCCTATCGACGATTGCTGGAGGTGTGACCCAAACTGGCACCGTAACCGTAAACGTCTTGCTGACTGCGGCATTGGCTTTGGTAGGAACGCAATCGGAGGCCGCGAAGGTCGTTATTACGTGGTCACCGATTCACATGATGACGACCCAGTTAACCCACGACCCGGTACCCTACGTCATGCAGTCATACAAACTGCACCACTATGGATCGTGTTCAAACGGGACATGGTTATTCAGTTAAAACAAGAACTAATCATGAACAGTTTTAAGACTATCGATGGTCGTGGAGTCAATGTTCATATTGCTTATGGAGGTTGTTTGACCCTTCagtttattactaatgttattattcatGGGTTACATATTCATGACTGTAAGCCTACTGGTAACGCGTTGGTTAGAAGCTCGCCTTCCCATTATGGTTGGAGAACAATGGCTGATGGTGATGCTGTTTCGATCTTTGGGTCGAGCCATATTTGGATCGATCATAACTCGCTTTCGAAGTGTGCCGATGGACTTGTTGATGCTGTTATGGGCTCGACTGCTATCACCATTTCGAATAACCACTTTGCTCATCACAATGAG GTGATGTTGTTGGGCCATAGTGACTCTTCTTATAGAGACAAGATGATGCAAGTGACTATTGCCTATAACCACTTTGGTAAAGGACTAATTCAGAGAATGCCAAG ATGCAGACATGGATATTTTCATGTAGTAAACAATGACTACACTCACTGGGAGATGTATGCCATTGGTGGTAGTGCAAGCCCCACCATCAACAGCCAAGGCAACAGATACCTTGCCCCTGCTAATCCTTTTGCAAAAGAA GTGACAAAGAGGGTGGATACAGCTGAAAGTAAATGGCATGGGTGGAACTGGAGATCAGAAGGTGACTTACTTCTAAACGGGGCTTATTTCACCCCATCTGGAGCCGGTGCGTCAGCTAGCTACGCTAGAGCTTCGAGCTTGGGTGCTAAATCATCTAGCATGGTTGGGACCATGACCTCAAATGCTGGTGTTCTTAGCTGTCGCAAGGGTCGCCAATGCTAG